A genome region from Glycine max cultivar Williams 82 chromosome 5, Glycine_max_v4.0, whole genome shotgun sequence includes the following:
- the LOC100777095 gene encoding transcription factor bHLH68-like isoform X2, translated as MNRGVLQSSPVKQMMAGNPNNWWNINTMRPPPPPPQASPPFFSTPSNFLTPYYTPTSSLPLPSWHDNNQELPESWSQLLMSGMVSEEEKGGMCQVQSKKLENWEQQMLSQAPSAPIVDVKQESSVNSYAYGHGNEEFQPAKPTWSQIVPASSPKSCVTSFSSSMLDFSNNNTDARPPPPDPSSECDSAATGGAFKKARVQPPTTQSTFKVRKEKLGDRITALHQLVSPFGKTDTASVLLEAIGYIRFLQSQIEALSLPYLGSGSGNMRQQQSVQGENNCIFPEDPGQLLNENCLKRKAASEQDSQEEPKKDLRSRGLCLVPVSCTLQVGSDNGADYWAPAFGGGFR; from the exons ctcctccacaagcttctcctcctttcttctcCACTCCTTCCAACTTTCTAACTCCTTATTATACCCCcacttcttctcttcctcttccttcttGGCATGACAACAATCAAGAGCTACCTGAGTCATGGAGCCAACTACTCAT GAGTGGGATGGTGtctgaagaagagaaagggggtATGTGCCAGGTTCAGTCTAAGAAGTTGGAGAACTGGGAGCAACAAATGCTAAGCCAGGCTCCAAGTGCTCCTATTGTTGATGTTAAGCAAGAAAGCTCGGTGAACAGCTATGCGTATGGGCATGGAAACGAAGAGTTTCAACCAGCAAAGCCAACATGGTCTCAAATAGTGCCTGCTTCTTCCCCCAAATCATGTGTAACAAGTTTCAGCAGCAGCATGTTGGATTTCTCTAACAATAACACCGATGCGAGGCCTCCTCCACCAGATCCATCCTCAGAG tgtGATAGCGCTGCAACTGGTGGGGCATTCAAGAAAGCTAGGGTTCAACCGCCCACAACTCAATCGACCTTCAAG GTTAGGAAGGAGAAATTAGGTGACAGAATTACCGCCCTTCATCAACTCGTTTCCCCATTCGGAAAG ACTGACACGGCTTCTGTCTTATTAGAAGCTATTGGCTATATCAGATTCCTTCAGAGTCAAATTGAG GCCCTTAGCTTACCATACTTGGGCAGTGGATCAGGAAACATGAGACAGCAACAATCC GTTCAAGGAGAGAACAATTGTATATTCCCTGAAGACCCCGGTCAG TTGCTGAATGAAAACTGTTTGAAGAGGAAAGCAGCTAGTGAGCAG GATTCTCAAGAAGAACCAAAGAAAGACCTGAGGAGTAGAGGGTTATGCTTGGTTCCAGTGTCATGCACGCTGCAAGTTGGAAGTGACAATGGAGCTGACTATTGGGCTCCTGCTTTTGGTGGGGGATTTCGGTAG
- the LOC100777095 gene encoding transcription factor bHLH68-like isoform X1, producing the protein MNRGVLQSSPVKQMMAGNPNNWWNINTMRPPPPPPQASPPFFSTPSNFLTPYYTPTSSLPLPSWHDNNQELPESWSQLLMSGMVSEEEKGGMCQVQSKKLENWEQQMLSQAPSAPIVDVKQESSVNSYAYGHGNEEFQPAKPTWSQIVPASSPKSCVTSFSSSMLDFSNNNTDARPPPPDPSSECDSAATGGAFKKARVQPPTTQSTFKVRKEKLGDRITALHQLVSPFGKTDTASVLLEAIGYIRFLQSQIEALSLPYLGSGSGNMRQQQSVRNNTNPPFLVQGENNCIFPEDPGQLLNENCLKRKAASEQDSQEEPKKDLRSRGLCLVPVSCTLQVGSDNGADYWAPAFGGGFR; encoded by the exons ctcctccacaagcttctcctcctttcttctcCACTCCTTCCAACTTTCTAACTCCTTATTATACCCCcacttcttctcttcctcttccttcttGGCATGACAACAATCAAGAGCTACCTGAGTCATGGAGCCAACTACTCAT GAGTGGGATGGTGtctgaagaagagaaagggggtATGTGCCAGGTTCAGTCTAAGAAGTTGGAGAACTGGGAGCAACAAATGCTAAGCCAGGCTCCAAGTGCTCCTATTGTTGATGTTAAGCAAGAAAGCTCGGTGAACAGCTATGCGTATGGGCATGGAAACGAAGAGTTTCAACCAGCAAAGCCAACATGGTCTCAAATAGTGCCTGCTTCTTCCCCCAAATCATGTGTAACAAGTTTCAGCAGCAGCATGTTGGATTTCTCTAACAATAACACCGATGCGAGGCCTCCTCCACCAGATCCATCCTCAGAG tgtGATAGCGCTGCAACTGGTGGGGCATTCAAGAAAGCTAGGGTTCAACCGCCCACAACTCAATCGACCTTCAAG GTTAGGAAGGAGAAATTAGGTGACAGAATTACCGCCCTTCATCAACTCGTTTCCCCATTCGGAAAG ACTGACACGGCTTCTGTCTTATTAGAAGCTATTGGCTATATCAGATTCCTTCAGAGTCAAATTGAG GCCCTTAGCTTACCATACTTGGGCAGTGGATCAGGAAACATGAGACAGCAACAATCCGTAAGAAATAATACCAACCCACCATTTCTG GTTCAAGGAGAGAACAATTGTATATTCCCTGAAGACCCCGGTCAG TTGCTGAATGAAAACTGTTTGAAGAGGAAAGCAGCTAGTGAGCAG GATTCTCAAGAAGAACCAAAGAAAGACCTGAGGAGTAGAGGGTTATGCTTGGTTCCAGTGTCATGCACGCTGCAAGTTGGAAGTGACAATGGAGCTGACTATTGGGCTCCTGCTTTTGGTGGGGGATTTCGGTAG
- the LOC100777095 gene encoding transcription factor bHLH68-like — MNRGVLQSSPVKQMMAGNPNNWWNINTMRPPPPPPQASPPFFSTPSNFLTPYYTPTSSLPLPSWHDNNQELPESWSQLLMSGMVSEEEKGGMCQVQSKKLENWEQQMLSQAPSAPIVDVKQESSVNSYAYGHGNEEFQPAKPTWSQIVPASSPKSCVTSFSSSMLDFSNNNTDARPPPPDPSSECDSAATGGAFKKARVQPPTTQSTFKVRKEKLGDRITALHQLVSPFGKTDTASVLLEAIGYIRFLQSQIEALSLPYLGSGSGNMRQQQSLLNENCLKRKAASEQDSQEEPKKDLRSRGLCLVPVSCTLQVGSDNGADYWAPAFGGGFR, encoded by the exons ctcctccacaagcttctcctcctttcttctcCACTCCTTCCAACTTTCTAACTCCTTATTATACCCCcacttcttctcttcctcttccttcttGGCATGACAACAATCAAGAGCTACCTGAGTCATGGAGCCAACTACTCAT GAGTGGGATGGTGtctgaagaagagaaagggggtATGTGCCAGGTTCAGTCTAAGAAGTTGGAGAACTGGGAGCAACAAATGCTAAGCCAGGCTCCAAGTGCTCCTATTGTTGATGTTAAGCAAGAAAGCTCGGTGAACAGCTATGCGTATGGGCATGGAAACGAAGAGTTTCAACCAGCAAAGCCAACATGGTCTCAAATAGTGCCTGCTTCTTCCCCCAAATCATGTGTAACAAGTTTCAGCAGCAGCATGTTGGATTTCTCTAACAATAACACCGATGCGAGGCCTCCTCCACCAGATCCATCCTCAGAG tgtGATAGCGCTGCAACTGGTGGGGCATTCAAGAAAGCTAGGGTTCAACCGCCCACAACTCAATCGACCTTCAAG GTTAGGAAGGAGAAATTAGGTGACAGAATTACCGCCCTTCATCAACTCGTTTCCCCATTCGGAAAG ACTGACACGGCTTCTGTCTTATTAGAAGCTATTGGCTATATCAGATTCCTTCAGAGTCAAATTGAG GCCCTTAGCTTACCATACTTGGGCAGTGGATCAGGAAACATGAGACAGCAACAATCC TTGCTGAATGAAAACTGTTTGAAGAGGAAAGCAGCTAGTGAGCAG GATTCTCAAGAAGAACCAAAGAAAGACCTGAGGAGTAGAGGGTTATGCTTGGTTCCAGTGTCATGCACGCTGCAAGTTGGAAGTGACAATGGAGCTGACTATTGGGCTCCTGCTTTTGGTGGGGGATTTCGGTAG